A window from Sphingobium sp. EM0848 encodes these proteins:
- the xth gene encoding exodeoxyribonuclease III produces the protein MPQTLSIASWNINSVRARLDIVERFLKEEAPDILCLQETKVVNEIFPTDMFRRLGYVHQVLNGQRMHHGVAIMSRVPIHEDDRLDWQANGEARHVGVRLDNGVRIENVYVPAGGDVADREVNPKFGQKLDFLERMIEWSSGLEDKPTILTGDFNIAPMECDVWSHKQLLNVVSHTPIECEILARLQASNDWVDIGRHFYPAPQRLYTWWSYRARDWAESDRGRRLDHMWMTKEVADKALSHRVVEPARNWGKPSDHIPIITEFAF, from the coding sequence ATGCCTCAGACACTCAGCATCGCATCCTGGAATATCAACAGCGTTCGTGCCCGGCTCGATATCGTCGAGCGTTTTCTGAAGGAGGAGGCGCCCGATATTCTGTGCCTTCAGGAAACGAAGGTGGTGAACGAGATTTTCCCCACGGACATGTTCCGGCGGCTGGGCTACGTCCATCAGGTGCTGAACGGTCAGCGGATGCACCATGGTGTGGCGATCATGTCCAGAGTGCCGATCCATGAGGATGACCGCCTCGACTGGCAGGCCAATGGCGAGGCGCGCCATGTTGGTGTCCGGCTGGATAATGGGGTGCGGATCGAGAATGTCTATGTGCCTGCGGGCGGCGATGTGGCCGATCGGGAGGTCAATCCGAAATTCGGCCAGAAGCTGGATTTTCTGGAGCGTATGATCGAATGGTCCTCCGGACTGGAAGACAAGCCGACAATCCTCACCGGCGACTTCAACATCGCGCCGATGGAATGCGATGTGTGGAGTCACAAGCAACTGCTGAACGTCGTCAGCCATACGCCGATCGAATGCGAGATATTGGCGCGGTTGCAGGCGTCCAACGATTGGGTCGATATCGGTCGGCATTTTTATCCCGCGCCGCAGCGGCTTTACACTTGGTGGAGCTATCGTGCCCGTGACTGGGCGGAATCGGATCGTGGACGGCGGCTCGACCATATGTGGATGACCAAGGAGGTAGCGGACAAGGCGCTCAGCCATCGCGTGGTTGAACCCGCGCGCAACTGGGGCAAGCCGTCCGACCATATTCCGATCATTACGGAATTCGCTTTCTGA
- the ribA gene encoding GTP cyclohydrolase II, giving the protein MSARAAARAIDALRRGWAVTVRAADGALRLMAVEGADAVTLGGFDPAGEADILISAARAQTLKLANQIAAADPDMPVLVARAPWIDVDVATAISDPVLDLASPLKGPFMARPLAAPLAAKAALRLARLAGILPAYFATADGESEAEVSAADIDAYDDAVHLDIATRARLPVSASETAEIVAFRSPDEPREHVALIVGQRDSSPPVIRLHSECLTGDVLGSLKCDCGPQLHEALHQIADSKWGILLYLRQEGRGIGLVNKLRAYALQDQGFDTVDANVRLGFAIDARDFSVAARMLHLLGVGEVRLLTNNPNKVTGLEAAGIKVAERLPIILPANPHNERYLATKRDRTGHQL; this is encoded by the coding sequence ATGAGCGCGCGCGCTGCTGCTCGCGCCATCGATGCGCTGCGCCGCGGTTGGGCGGTAACGGTGCGCGCTGCCGACGGCGCGCTGCGCCTGATGGCGGTGGAGGGGGCGGATGCGGTGACGCTGGGCGGCTTCGACCCGGCGGGGGAAGCCGATATCCTGATCTCTGCCGCGCGGGCGCAGACGCTGAAGCTCGCCAATCAGATTGCGGCGGCCGATCCCGATATGCCCGTGCTGGTGGCGCGCGCGCCGTGGATCGACGTGGATGTGGCCACCGCCATTTCCGATCCGGTGCTGGACCTTGCCTCGCCGCTCAAGGGGCCGTTCATGGCCAGGCCGCTGGCCGCGCCGCTGGCGGCCAAGGCGGCGCTGCGGCTGGCGCGGCTGGCAGGCATATTGCCGGCCTATTTCGCGACGGCGGACGGTGAGAGCGAGGCGGAAGTCAGCGCTGCCGACATCGACGCTTATGACGACGCCGTGCATCTGGACATAGCGACGCGGGCGCGGCTGCCGGTTTCCGCCAGTGAAACGGCGGAGATCGTCGCCTTCCGCAGCCCGGACGAACCGCGCGAGCATGTCGCGCTGATCGTCGGCCAGCGCGATTCCTCCCCGCCGGTGATCCGGTTGCACAGCGAATGCCTGACCGGCGATGTGCTGGGGTCGCTGAAATGCGATTGCGGGCCGCAATTGCATGAGGCGCTGCACCAGATCGCGGATTCGAAATGGGGCATACTCCTCTATCTGCGGCAGGAAGGGCGGGGCATCGGCCTTGTGAACAAGCTGCGCGCCTATGCCTTGCAGGATCAGGGTTTCGATACGGTCGACGCCAATGTGCGGCTGGGCTTCGCCATCGATGCCCGCGATTTTTCCGTCGCGGCGCGGATGCTCCACCTGCTCGGCGTGGGCGAGGTGCGGCTGCTGACCAACAATCCCAACAAGGTGACGGGGCTGGAAGCGGCGGGAATCAAGGTGGCGGAGCGTCTGCCGATCATCCTGCCCGCCAATCCGCACAATGAACGCTATCTGGCGACCAAGCGCGACCGGACCGGGCATCAACTGTGA
- a CDS encoding [protein-PII] uridylyltransferase — MVMQFPKLGSRRAIIDRRAISDRINALAQEHRGDQMKLRGLIVKELKAALDAGREDVARRLDQKPTRGREAVTAFAFLIDQILRLLYDATTHHLYPASNRSTGERIVLTAVGGYGRGEMAPHSDVDIGFITPWKPTGWTEQVIESMLYSLWDLGLKVGHSSRSIDETMRMAKADLTVRTALLEARYIWGDRALYEETATRFDAEVMQGTARAFVTEKLEERDERHRRMGDSRYVVEPNVKEGKGGLRDLHTLFWIGKYVNRVKSVDELVDVGLLTESELRQFQKAEDFLWAVRCHLHMITGRAEDRLTFDLQLETATRMHFTGRAGRSGVERFMRYYFLNAKTVGDLTAVFLAHLDDQMAERGRRYIPSFFRRPKKLDGFVLDRGRLALPNDHFFQDDPVRLLEIFALADKHGLAIHPSAMRSASRDASLITARVRRDPRANAAFMEVLTSPRDPETVLRWMNESTVFGRFIPDFRRVVAQMQFDMYHHYTVDEHTIRAVGLLARIEKGELEQDHPLSTELMGKLISRRVLYVAVLLHDIAKGRGGDHSILGAEVAEYLCPRLGLTAAETETVSWLVLHHLLMSATAFKRDLADYKTILDFVDVVQSPERLRLLLCLTVVDIRAVGPGVWNSWKRQLLGDLYEAAEEVLRLGHKQKGRSERVAAKQQALREALNLPEADFDRLSKRLPESYWIAEPEDILIHNAQHILEAGDSPLSIAAQYYPQRGATLVTVYAADHPGLFYRVAGAIHLAGGNIIDARIHTTRDGVAIDNFLVQDPLGGAFHSPDQLARISKAIEDSLANRHRMITKLEARPLPRTRAEAFRIEPNVLIDNKASNRFTVIEVNARDRPALLFSLANALFQSKVTVHSAHVATYGERAVDTFYVTDLLAGKIESKGRLQTLERRLLEAAGGEVAELERA; from the coding sequence ATGGTCATGCAGTTTCCGAAATTGGGGTCCCGACGCGCCATCATCGACCGGCGCGCCATTTCCGACCGCATCAACGCCCTGGCGCAGGAGCACCGGGGCGACCAGATGAAGCTGCGCGGCCTGATCGTGAAAGAGTTGAAGGCGGCTCTGGACGCAGGGCGGGAGGATGTCGCCCGCCGCCTCGACCAGAAACCGACGCGTGGGCGTGAAGCGGTCACGGCCTTCGCCTTCCTGATCGACCAGATATTGCGGTTGCTCTACGACGCGACGACGCATCATCTCTACCCGGCGAGCAATCGCAGCACAGGCGAACGAATCGTGCTGACCGCAGTGGGCGGCTATGGCCGGGGCGAGATGGCGCCGCACAGCGATGTCGATATCGGCTTCATCACCCCCTGGAAGCCGACCGGCTGGACCGAGCAGGTCATTGAATCCATGCTCTATTCCTTGTGGGACCTGGGGCTGAAGGTCGGCCACTCCAGCCGCTCCATCGACGAAACCATGCGCATGGCGAAGGCGGACCTGACCGTCCGCACCGCCCTGCTGGAAGCGCGCTATATCTGGGGCGACCGCGCCCTGTACGAGGAAACCGCCACCCGCTTCGATGCTGAGGTGATGCAGGGCACAGCCCGCGCCTTCGTCACCGAAAAGCTGGAGGAGCGCGACGAGCGCCACCGGCGGATGGGCGACAGCCGCTACGTCGTCGAACCCAATGTGAAGGAGGGCAAGGGCGGCCTGCGCGACCTGCACACGCTGTTCTGGATCGGCAAATATGTGAACCGGGTGAAATCGGTCGATGAGCTGGTCGATGTCGGCCTGCTGACTGAAAGCGAGCTGCGCCAGTTCCAGAAGGCGGAGGATTTCCTGTGGGCGGTGCGCTGCCACCTGCACATGATCACCGGGCGGGCGGAGGACCGGCTGACCTTCGACCTTCAGCTGGAAACCGCGACGCGGATGCACTTTACCGGGCGCGCCGGGCGGTCGGGGGTGGAGCGCTTCATGCGCTATTATTTCCTGAACGCGAAGACGGTTGGCGACCTGACCGCCGTGTTCCTTGCGCATCTGGACGACCAGATGGCGGAACGCGGGCGGCGCTACATCCCCAGCTTCTTCCGACGCCCGAAGAAGCTGGACGGTTTCGTGCTGGATCGCGGGCGGCTGGCATTGCCCAACGATCATTTCTTTCAGGATGATCCGGTCCGGCTGCTGGAAATCTTCGCGCTGGCCGACAAACATGGCCTCGCCATCCATCCCAGCGCCATGCGCTCCGCCAGCCGCGACGCCAGCCTCATCACCGCCAGGGTCCGCCGGGACCCGCGCGCCAACGCCGCCTTCATGGAAGTGCTGACTTCTCCCCGCGACCCGGAAACGGTGCTGCGCTGGATGAACGAGTCCACGGTGTTCGGCCGCTTCATCCCCGATTTCCGCCGCGTCGTGGCCCAGATGCAGTTCGACATGTACCATCATTATACGGTGGACGAGCATACCATCCGCGCCGTCGGCCTGCTGGCGCGGATCGAGAAGGGCGAGTTGGAGCAAGACCATCCGCTGTCCACCGAACTCATGGGCAAGCTGATCTCCCGCCGTGTCCTCTATGTCGCGGTGCTGCTGCACGACATTGCCAAGGGCCGCGGCGGCGACCACAGCATATTGGGCGCGGAAGTGGCGGAATATCTCTGCCCGCGTCTGGGCCTGACGGCAGCGGAAACCGAAACGGTGTCGTGGCTGGTGCTGCATCACCTGCTGATGTCGGCCACCGCCTTCAAGCGCGATCTGGCCGATTACAAGACCATCCTCGATTTCGTCGACGTGGTGCAAAGCCCGGAACGGCTTCGCCTGTTGCTGTGCCTCACCGTGGTCGACATCCGCGCCGTCGGACCGGGCGTGTGGAACAGTTGGAAGCGGCAGTTGCTGGGCGACCTTTACGAAGCGGCGGAAGAGGTGCTGCGCCTTGGCCACAAGCAGAAGGGCCGCAGCGAACGCGTCGCCGCCAAGCAGCAGGCGCTGCGCGAGGCGCTGAACCTGCCCGAGGCGGATTTCGACAGGCTCAGCAAGCGACTCCCCGAAAGCTACTGGATCGCGGAGCCGGAGGACATCCTCATCCACAATGCGCAGCATATATTGGAGGCGGGCGATTCCCCGCTCTCCATCGCCGCGCAATATTATCCGCAGCGCGGGGCGACGCTGGTCACGGTCTATGCCGCCGACCATCCGGGGCTGTTCTACCGGGTGGCGGGCGCTATCCATCTGGCGGGCGGCAACATCATCGACGCGCGCATCCACACCACGCGCGACGGCGTGGCGATCGACAATTTCCTAGTGCAGGACCCGCTGGGCGGCGCCTTCCACAGTCCCGACCAGCTCGCCCGCATCAGCAAGGCGATCGAGGATTCGCTGGCCAACCGCCACCGCATGATCACCAAGCTGGAAGCGCGGCCCCTGCCCCGCACCCGCGCCGAAGCCTTCCGCATCGAACCCAATGTGCTGATCGACAACAAGGCGTCGAACCGCTTCACCGTGATCGAGGTCAATGCGCGCGACCGTCCGGCGCTGCTGTTCAGCCTGGCCAATGCGCTGTTCCAGTCGAAGGTGACGGTGCACAGCGCGCATGTCGCCACCTATGGTGAGCGGGCGGTGGATACTTTCTATGTGACCGACCTGCTGGCCGGGAAGATCGAGAGCAAGGGACGGCTGCAAACGCTGGAGCGGCGTCTGCTGGAAGCGGCTGGTGGTGAGGTGGCGGAACTGGAGCGGGCTTAG
- the ispG gene encoding flavodoxin-dependent (E)-4-hydroxy-3-methylbut-2-enyl-diphosphate synthase, with translation MSDHNPGLRPWRDIARRQCRQIMVGNVPVGGGAPVTVQTMTNTPTHDVKATIDQIRRCEEVGVDIIRVSCPDEASTAALKQIVRAARVPIVADIHFHYKRALEAADAGAACLRINPGNIGSEARVKEVVDAAKANGCSIRIGVNAGSLEKDLLEKYGEPCPEALVESALDHIKLLQDQDFHEYKVAVKASDVFLAVAAYMQLAETVDCPLHLGITEAGGLIGGTVKSAIGIGNLLWAGIGDTIRVSLSAEPEEEVRVGYEILKSLGIRTRGVKVISCPSCARQGFDVIRTVQALEERLQHIHTPLSLSVLGCVVNGPGEARETDIGLTGGGAGKHMVYLSGLTDHTVHDEGMIDHIVQLVEAKAAEIEAEKLEAETTDAGKAEAAE, from the coding sequence ATGTCCGACCATAATCCCGGCCTGCGTCCCTGGCGCGATATCGCCCGCCGCCAATGCCGCCAGATCATGGTCGGCAATGTGCCTGTAGGCGGCGGCGCGCCGGTCACGGTCCAGACCATGACCAATACGCCGACCCATGACGTCAAGGCGACGATCGACCAGATCCGACGCTGCGAAGAGGTAGGCGTGGACATCATCCGCGTCTCCTGCCCCGATGAGGCGTCGACCGCCGCGCTGAAACAGATCGTTCGCGCTGCCCGCGTGCCGATCGTCGCGGACATCCATTTCCATTATAAGCGCGCACTGGAAGCCGCCGATGCGGGTGCGGCCTGCCTGCGCATCAATCCGGGCAATATCGGCAGCGAAGCGCGGGTGAAGGAAGTGGTCGACGCGGCCAAGGCCAATGGCTGCTCGATCCGCATCGGCGTCAATGCGGGCAGTCTGGAAAAGGACCTGCTCGAAAAATATGGCGAGCCCTGCCCGGAAGCGCTGGTCGAAAGCGCGCTCGATCATATCAAGTTGCTGCAGGATCAGGATTTCCACGAATATAAGGTCGCGGTGAAGGCCAGCGACGTCTTCCTGGCCGTCGCCGCCTATATGCAGCTGGCCGAAACGGTCGACTGCCCGCTGCACCTTGGCATCACCGAAGCGGGCGGCCTGATCGGCGGCACGGTGAAGAGCGCCATCGGCATCGGCAATCTGCTCTGGGCGGGGATCGGCGATACGATCCGCGTCTCCCTCTCCGCCGAACCGGAAGAGGAAGTGCGCGTCGGCTATGAGATTCTGAAATCGCTCGGCATCCGCACCCGCGGCGTGAAGGTGATTTCCTGCCCGAGCTGCGCGCGTCAGGGCTTCGACGTGATCCGCACCGTGCAGGCGCTGGAGGAACGGCTCCAGCATATCCACACGCCGCTTTCGCTGTCCGTGCTGGGCTGCGTGGTGAACGGTCCCGGCGAAGCGCGGGAGACCGATATTGGCCTCACCGGCGGCGGCGCGGGCAAGCATATGGTCTATCTCTCCGGCCTGACCGACCATACGGTGCATGACGAAGGCATGATCGACCATATCGTGCAACTGGTGGAGGCCAAGGCGGCCGAGATCGAGGCGGAGAAGCTGGAAGCCGAAACCACCGACGCCGGCAAGGCGGAGGCGGCGGAATAA
- a CDS encoding outer membrane lipoprotein carrier protein LolA → MKRMLAPLALTLAAVPFAAPMVPAAAQADQSDLSRVNAYIRAVTTMTADFAQTDRNGQTLTGQLTIKQPGKIRFQYQKGVPLLIVGDGKALTMIDYEVRQVQRWPIGNSPLGALIDPSKDLSKFGKVIQTGDPNVLSIQARDPRRPEYGTITMIFNRDASSPAGLQLYGWVALDSQNNRTAVKLSNQRYGAPVADSAFRWVDPRPKGRAPGG, encoded by the coding sequence ATGAAGCGCATGCTTGCGCCCCTCGCCTTGACGCTGGCCGCCGTGCCTTTCGCGGCCCCGATGGTGCCCGCCGCGGCGCAGGCGGACCAGTCCGACCTGTCCAGGGTCAACGCCTATATCCGCGCGGTGACGACCATGACCGCCGATTTCGCCCAGACCGACCGGAACGGCCAGACGCTGACCGGCCAACTCACCATCAAACAGCCGGGCAAGATCCGCTTCCAATATCAGAAGGGCGTGCCGCTGCTGATCGTCGGCGACGGCAAGGCGCTGACCATGATCGATTATGAAGTGCGTCAGGTACAGCGCTGGCCGATCGGCAATTCACCTTTGGGTGCGCTGATCGATCCGTCGAAGGACCTGTCGAAATTCGGCAAGGTGATCCAGACCGGCGACCCCAATGTGCTGTCCATCCAGGCGCGCGATCCCAGGCGGCCCGAATATGGTACGATCACCATGATCTTCAATCGGGATGCCTCCAGCCCGGCGGGCCTGCAGCTTTACGGCTGGGTGGCGCTGGATTCGCAGAACAACCGGACGGCGGTGAAGCTTTCCAACCAGCGTTACGGTGCGCCGGTTGCCGACTCCGCCTTCCGCTGGGTCGATCCGCGGCCCAAGGGACGCGCCCCCGGAGGCTGA
- a CDS encoding GNAT family N-acetyltransferase, whose translation MSVTIREAVPSDIGAIHGFILALADYEKLSHEVRADRATLDKYLFGPRPMAEVLIAENDGKAIGFALFFHNFSTFEGRPGIYLEDLFVIPEARGLGAGKALLSRLAQLALERDCARLEWWVLDWNEPSIAFYRSLGARPMDEWTVQRVDGDALNALASAHPAR comes from the coding sequence ATGTCCGTCACCATCCGCGAAGCAGTCCCTTCCGACATCGGAGCGATCCACGGCTTCATCCTCGCTCTGGCCGATTATGAAAAGCTGTCGCACGAGGTCAGGGCCGATCGTGCGACCCTAGACAAATATCTTTTCGGCCCGCGCCCCATGGCTGAAGTGCTGATCGCGGAAAATGACGGCAAAGCCATTGGCTTCGCACTCTTCTTCCACAATTTCTCGACCTTCGAGGGGCGGCCGGGAATTTATCTGGAGGACCTGTTTGTCATCCCCGAAGCGCGGGGCCTCGGTGCGGGCAAGGCGCTGCTGTCCCGCCTCGCGCAACTGGCGCTGGAGCGGGATTGCGCGCGGCTGGAATGGTGGGTGCTGGACTGGAACGAGCCGTCGATCGCTTTCTACCGCTCGCTCGGCGCCCGGCCGATGGACGAATGGACCGTGCAGCGTGTCGATGGTGACGCGCTCAACGCCCTCGCTTCAGCGCATCCTGCACGCTGA
- a CDS encoding L,D-transpeptidase family protein: protein MSMVRVDTGAGRLSCGAIEMACTIGRGGACAAADKREGDGCTPLGIWPIRGVLLRPGKAEATGIRLPWRWVRAGDGWSDDPADPAYNRPVHLPRAFSAENLLRDDDAYDVIVVLGHNDAPPVPGQGSAIFFHLSEGRPTAGCVAVDRADMLRLLPLLVPGDVMEIV from the coding sequence GTGAGCATGGTCCGCGTCGATACTGGCGCGGGGCGGCTGTCTTGCGGCGCGATCGAAATGGCCTGCACCATCGGGCGCGGCGGCGCCTGCGCGGCGGCGGACAAGCGGGAAGGGGATGGCTGCACGCCCCTGGGCATCTGGCCGATCCGGGGGGTGCTGCTGCGGCCGGGCAAGGCGGAGGCGACCGGCATCCGTCTGCCTTGGCGTTGGGTGCGGGCAGGGGATGGCTGGTCGGACGATCCGGCCGACCCGGCCTATAACCGGCCTGTCCATCTGCCGCGCGCTTTCTCGGCGGAAAATCTGCTGCGCGATGACGATGCTTATGACGTGATCGTGGTCCTCGGGCATAATGACGCGCCGCCAGTGCCGGGGCAGGGGAGCGCGATCTTCTTCCATCTGTCGGAGGGGCGACCCACCGCCGGCTGCGTGGCGGTGGACCGGGCGGACATGCTCCGGCTGCTGCCGTTGCTGGTGCCGGGCGATGTCATGGAGATTGTTTAG
- a CDS encoding DNA translocase FtsK 4TM domain-containing protein, with protein MAVGRGAKRTPEWREMLKRSLIRSGALMGALGLIAATLFLALALLSYSPSDPSLMTVAGDEAVHNIMGSPGAWVADFLLLLLGVPVALSLPLMAITARRLWGDQDMSGWKGQAGKCVAGIALIGVALALYQPNPLVGLPSGWGGMMGLAVAKGILSLTAQFPSAQSWITGILVALTLIAGLAFWYRSLALEKPIIALRRPSLPRLSLPRPAFALPGVGGAAADPLDEEDEVVERVAAPRKTVTNEPKPPINIQTPKPAPVQRAMAPVSQDDLFGHSSLPSPDLLNPIPASQGAKIDKAALERNARLLESVLDDFHVKGNIVEVRPGPVVTMYELEPAPGIKASRVIALADDIARNMSALSARVATIPGRTVIGIELPNANREGVSFRELITSEQFGQEATLPIILGKNISGEPIIADLAPMPHLLIAGTTGSGKSVGLNAMILSLLYRMTPDQLRLIMIDPKMLELSTYDDIPHLLSPVVTEPSKAIRALKWAVEQMEDRYRMMASISVRNLANYNEKVRAAKAKGKPLGRRVQTGYDPETGKPIYEEEQLDFQPLPQIVVVVDELADLMMTAGKEVEFLIQRLAQKARAAGIHLILATQRPSVDVITGVIKANLPTRISFFVTSKIDSRTILGEQGAEQLLGKGDMLYMHGGKGLMRVHGPFVSDDEVRVVADHWRAQGQPDYIAAVTEEPEEGSFALDGVDLGDDSPDAQLFRKACQLVFENQKASTSWLQRQLRIGYNSAARLIEQMEEQGLVGPPNHVGRREVLRDENGNPL; from the coding sequence ATGGCTGTCGGCCGTGGAGCCAAACGCACACCGGAATGGCGTGAAATGCTGAAACGCAGTCTGATCCGCAGCGGCGCTCTGATGGGCGCGCTGGGGCTGATTGCGGCCACGCTTTTCCTGGCTCTGGCCTTGCTGAGCTATTCGCCCAGCGACCCGTCGCTGATGACGGTGGCAGGCGATGAGGCCGTTCACAACATCATGGGTTCGCCCGGCGCATGGGTGGCCGATTTCCTGCTGCTGTTGCTGGGCGTGCCGGTGGCGTTGTCGCTGCCGCTGATGGCGATCACGGCGCGTCGCCTGTGGGGCGATCAGGACATGAGCGGATGGAAGGGGCAGGCGGGCAAATGCGTCGCCGGCATCGCCCTGATCGGGGTGGCGCTGGCCTTGTACCAGCCCAATCCGCTGGTTGGCCTGCCCTCGGGCTGGGGCGGCATGATGGGATTGGCGGTGGCGAAGGGCATATTGAGCCTGACCGCGCAATTTCCCTCGGCCCAGAGCTGGATCACCGGCATATTGGTGGCGCTCACCCTGATCGCGGGTCTGGCCTTCTGGTACCGCAGTCTGGCGCTGGAAAAGCCGATCATCGCGCTGCGCCGGCCTTCGCTGCCGCGCCTCAGTCTGCCCCGGCCCGCTTTCGCTCTGCCGGGCGTGGGCGGCGCAGCGGCCGATCCTCTCGATGAGGAGGATGAGGTCGTCGAGCGCGTCGCCGCGCCGCGCAAGACCGTCACCAACGAACCCAAGCCGCCGATCAATATCCAGACGCCCAAGCCCGCCCCCGTGCAGCGTGCCATGGCGCCGGTGTCGCAGGATGATCTGTTCGGCCATAGTTCCCTGCCCTCGCCTGACCTGTTGAACCCGATCCCGGCGAGCCAGGGTGCGAAGATCGACAAGGCCGCGCTGGAGCGCAATGCACGGCTGCTGGAATCCGTGCTCGACGACTTCCATGTGAAGGGCAATATCGTGGAGGTCCGTCCCGGCCCGGTCGTCACCATGTATGAACTGGAACCGGCGCCCGGCATCAAGGCGAGCCGCGTGATCGCGCTGGCCGACGACATCGCCCGCAACATGTCGGCGCTGTCGGCCCGCGTTGCGACCATTCCGGGACGCACTGTGATCGGCATCGAACTGCCCAATGCGAACCGGGAGGGTGTGTCCTTCCGTGAACTCATCACCAGTGAGCAGTTCGGGCAGGAAGCGACCCTGCCGATCATCCTGGGCAAGAATATCTCGGGCGAGCCGATCATCGCCGACCTTGCGCCCATGCCGCACCTGCTGATCGCCGGTACGACGGGTTCGGGCAAGTCGGTCGGCCTCAACGCCATGATCCTGTCGCTGCTCTACCGCATGACGCCGGACCAGCTGCGCCTGATCATGATCGATCCCAAGATGTTGGAACTGTCGACCTATGACGATATTCCGCATCTGCTCTCGCCGGTCGTCACCGAGCCGAGCAAGGCGATCCGCGCGCTCAAATGGGCGGTGGAGCAGATGGAGGACCGCTATCGCATGATGGCGTCGATCTCCGTCCGCAACCTCGCCAATTATAATGAGAAGGTCCGCGCCGCGAAGGCGAAGGGCAAGCCGCTCGGCCGCCGCGTCCAGACCGGCTACGACCCGGAAACCGGCAAGCCCATCTATGAGGAGGAGCAACTCGATTTCCAGCCGCTGCCGCAGATCGTGGTGGTCGTGGACGAGCTGGCCGACCTCATGATGACGGCTGGCAAGGAAGTCGAATTCCTGATCCAGCGCCTTGCGCAAAAGGCCCGCGCCGCGGGCATCCACCTGATCCTCGCGACGCAGCGCCCTTCCGTCGACGTCATCACCGGCGTCATCAAGGCGAACCTGCCGACCCGCATCAGTTTCTTCGTGACGTCGAAGATCGACAGCCGCACCATATTGGGCGAACAGGGTGCCGAGCAGCTGCTGGGCAAGGGCGACATGCTCTACATGCATGGCGGCAAGGGGCTGATGCGCGTCCATGGTCCCTTCGTATCGGACGACGAGGTGCGGGTGGTCGCCGATCATTGGCGCGCCCAGGGCCAGCCCGACTATATCGCCGCCGTCACCGAGGAGCCGGAGGAAGGCAGCTTCGCGCTCGATGGTGTCGATCTGGGCGATGATAGCCCCGATGCGCAGCTGTTCCGCAAGGCCTGTCAGTTGGTGTTCGAGAATCAGAAGGCCTCGACCAGCTGGCTCCAGCGCCAACTTCGTATCGGCTACAACAGCGCGGCGCGCCTGATTGAGCAGATGGAAGAGCAGGGTCTGGTCGGTCCGCCCAACCATGTCGGCCGCCGCGAAGTGCTGCGCGATGAGAATGGCAATCCGCTCTGA
- a CDS encoding DMT family transporter has protein sequence MAAPRSSAIPFAVCCLGVALFSVMDAAMKGLSLSIGLFNALFWRATAGSLLGLALMLLTRQRWPNRAVLRLHLLRGVVVAVMASLFFWAIMRLPLAEAIALSFIAPLIALYLAALLLKERIGRQAVGASLLGLVGVGIILSGRMRGDYDLDALLGAGAVLLSAVLFAWNLILQRQQAQLASPIEVAFFQHIVMLAVFALFAILAQWPPVVPQAPSWALILLAATLAFTSLAALAWAYARAEAQVLIPVEYTAFIWSAIIGRLAFGERLTVTTVAGAALIVAGCLIAARMRPAEPPHVESSVA, from the coding sequence ATGGCTGCACCGCGTTCCTCCGCCATCCCTTTTGCTGTCTGCTGTCTGGGTGTCGCGCTCTTTTCGGTGATGGACGCGGCGATGAAGGGACTGAGCCTCTCCATCGGCCTGTTCAATGCGCTGTTCTGGCGCGCGACGGCGGGCAGTCTGCTGGGTCTTGCGCTGATGCTGCTGACCCGTCAGCGCTGGCCCAACCGGGCGGTGTTGCGGCTGCATCTGCTGCGTGGCGTGGTCGTCGCCGTGATGGCGAGCCTGTTCTTCTGGGCGATCATGCGCCTGCCGCTGGCCGAAGCCATTGCCCTCTCCTTCATCGCGCCGCTGATCGCGCTCTACCTTGCCGCACTGTTGCTCAAGGAACGGATTGGACGGCAGGCGGTCGGGGCATCGCTGCTGGGGCTGGTCGGTGTCGGGATCATCCTGTCCGGGCGGATGCGGGGCGACTATGATCTGGACGCGCTGCTCGGTGCGGGCGCGGTCCTGCTCTCGGCCGTGCTGTTCGCGTGGAATCTGATCCTGCAACGGCAACAGGCACAGCTTGCCTCGCCGATTGAGGTCGCCTTCTTCCAGCATATCGTGATGCTGGCTGTCTTTGCGCTTTTTGCGATCCTTGCCCAATGGCCGCCGGTCGTGCCGCAGGCACCGTCATGGGCGCTGATCCTGCTGGCCGCGACGCTCGCTTTCACCTCGCTGGCGGCGCTGGCCTGGGCCTATGCGCGGGCGGAGGCACAGGTGCTGATTCCAGTCGAATATACCGCCTTTATCTGGTCGGCGATCATCGGCCGGCTGGCCTTTGGCGAGCGGCTGACCGTCACCACCGTGGCAGGCGCGGCGCTGATCGTCGCGGGGTGCCTGATCGCCGCCCGCATGCGGCCGGCCGAACCGCCGCATGTCGAATCCTCCGTCGCCTGA